From the Aggregicoccus sp. 17bor-14 genome, one window contains:
- a CDS encoding nitrogen regulation protein NR(II): protein MSERRSRPGRKGSVHRWRTRSPDSGHDSSPDALPAAAPREAPPAADGGAAPERVPAPGRAAAKRSASADRSASADRRASTERSASADRRASTERSAAPARAAGEERGSSAAGAASAAPAQLAGLLADSVADALFMLDARGHVTWMNASAERLFGWRHAELAGRTLHEAVHARRPDGRPFPARECPLGRVVVTGETVQHHEDTFFHRDGTPVPVLCSNAPVRVDGQLAGAALSIHDLRLRRAASEAARQRAALEQQLVGIVSHDLRNPLNAIALSVQTLLRRPGALERELGLLRRISDAAARANRMIHGLLDFTQARLGGALPVHPRSCDLHALARQGVEELQAAHPGRTLQLSCEGDARGRWDPDRLGQLVGNLVGNALQYSPASAPVRVVTRALSAEAGDGVELSVHNTGEPIPEALLPHLFEPLTRGEGAARRNGSIGLGLFIVHHIVQAHGGRIEVQSTREDGTCFRVWLPREGAKPAA from the coding sequence ATGAGCGAGCGCCGTTCGCGTCCGGGCCGCAAGGGCAGCGTGCACCGCTGGCGCACGCGCAGCCCCGACTCCGGGCACGACTCGAGCCCGGACGCGCTGCCGGCGGCCGCTCCGCGCGAGGCGCCTCCGGCCGCGGACGGGGGCGCTGCACCCGAGCGCGTCCCTGCGCCTGGCCGTGCTGCGGCAAAGCGCAGCGCTTCGGCAGACCGCAGCGCTTCGGCAGACCGCAGGGCTTCGACAGAGCGCAGCGCTTCGGCAGACCGCAGGGCTTCGACAGAGCGCAGCGCCGCACCTGCGCGCGCGGCCGGGGAGGAGCGCGGGAGCTCGGCCGCAGGCGCGGCGAGCGCAGCCCCCGCGCAGCTCGCCGGGCTGCTCGCGGACAGTGTCGCGGATGCGCTCTTCATGCTGGATGCGCGCGGGCACGTGACGTGGATGAACGCCTCCGCCGAGCGGCTCTTCGGCTGGCGCCACGCGGAGCTCGCCGGGCGCACGCTGCACGAGGCAGTGCACGCGCGGCGTCCGGACGGGCGCCCCTTCCCCGCGCGCGAGTGCCCGCTGGGCCGCGTGGTGGTGACGGGCGAGACGGTGCAGCACCACGAGGACACCTTCTTCCACCGCGACGGCACGCCCGTGCCGGTGCTCTGCAGCAACGCGCCGGTGCGGGTGGACGGGCAGCTCGCGGGGGCGGCGCTCTCCATCCACGACCTGCGGCTGCGGCGCGCGGCGAGCGAGGCGGCGCGCCAGCGCGCCGCGCTCGAGCAGCAGCTGGTGGGCATCGTGAGCCACGACCTGCGCAACCCGCTCAACGCCATCGCGCTCTCGGTGCAGACGCTGCTGCGCCGCCCCGGAGCGCTCGAGCGCGAGCTGGGGCTGCTGCGGCGCATCTCGGACGCGGCGGCGCGCGCGAACCGGATGATCCACGGCCTGCTGGACTTCACGCAGGCGCGGCTCGGCGGTGCGCTGCCGGTGCACCCGCGCAGCTGCGACCTGCACGCGCTCGCGCGCCAGGGCGTGGAGGAGCTGCAGGCGGCGCATCCCGGTCGCACCCTGCAGCTGAGCTGCGAGGGAGATGCGCGCGGGCGCTGGGACCCGGACCGCCTGGGGCAGCTGGTGGGGAACCTGGTGGGCAACGCCCTGCAGTACAGCCCGGCGAGCGCGCCGGTGCGGGTGGTCACGCGCGCGCTGTCGGCAGAGGCGGGCGACGGCGTGGAGCTGAGCGTGCACAACACCGGCGAGCCCATCCCGGAGGCCCTGCTGCCCCACCTCTTCGAGCCGCTCACGCGCGGCGAGGGGGCCGCGCGCCGCAACGGCAGCATCGGGCTCGGGCTCTTCATCGTGCACCACATCGTGCAGGCGCACGGCGGGCGCATCGAGGTGCAGTCCACGCGCGAGGACGGCACCTGCTTCCGCGTGTGGCTGCCGCGCGAGGGTGCGAAGCCCGCGGCGTAG
- a CDS encoding response regulator, with protein MDSPAQASVLLVDDIPANLLALEAVLEPLGQRLVRAQSGREALAALLREDFACVLLDVQMPGLDGFETAKLIRARERTRHLPLLFITAFSSEQALVREGYARGAADYIVKPYDPDILRTKVAVFVDLYLQARRLEEHRALLRDRERSVMERAVGAVGSGSTETDGDVGVGEPALAGALVSAAPVALGVLSPDMRLVQLNPALARLLDVAEERALGGAPLAQLAPELAPYLQVHAQHVIATGRALGGVPLAFEHPPGSGAVREVQASYFPLLTDGGHVRGVGLSLIEVPEAHRSSGRRSSDHEAPTPSTTLH; from the coding sequence ATGGACTCTCCGGCCCAGGCCAGCGTGCTGCTCGTGGACGACATTCCCGCGAACCTGCTCGCGCTCGAGGCGGTGCTGGAACCGCTCGGCCAGCGCCTCGTGCGCGCGCAGAGCGGCCGCGAGGCGCTCGCGGCGCTGCTGCGCGAGGACTTCGCCTGCGTGCTGCTGGACGTGCAGATGCCGGGGCTGGACGGCTTCGAGACGGCGAAGCTCATCCGCGCCCGCGAGCGCACGCGCCACCTGCCCCTGCTCTTCATCACCGCCTTCTCCAGCGAGCAGGCCCTGGTGCGCGAGGGCTACGCGCGCGGCGCGGCCGACTACATCGTGAAGCCCTACGACCCGGACATCCTGCGCACGAAGGTGGCGGTGTTCGTGGACCTCTACCTGCAGGCGCGAAGGCTCGAGGAGCACCGGGCGCTGCTGCGCGATCGCGAGCGCAGCGTGATGGAGCGCGCGGTGGGAGCGGTGGGCAGCGGCAGCACGGAGACGGACGGGGACGTGGGCGTCGGCGAGCCGGCGCTCGCCGGGGCGCTCGTCTCCGCGGCGCCAGTGGCGCTCGGCGTGCTCTCGCCCGACATGCGGCTGGTGCAGCTCAACCCCGCGCTCGCGCGGCTGCTGGACGTGGCGGAGGAGCGCGCGCTGGGCGGCGCGCCGCTCGCGCAGCTCGCGCCCGAGCTCGCGCCCTACCTGCAGGTGCACGCGCAGCACGTCATCGCCACGGGGCGCGCGCTGGGCGGCGTGCCGCTCGCGTTCGAGCACCCACCCGGCTCCGGCGCCGTGCGCGAGGTGCAGGCGAGCTACTTCCCGCTGCTCACCGACGGCGGGCACGTGCGCGGCGTGGGGCTCTCGTTGATCGAAGTGCCCGAGGCGCACCGGAGCAGCGGCCGGCGCAGCAGTGATCACGAGGCGCCCACCCCGAGCACCACCCTGCACTGA
- a CDS encoding response regulator — translation MTSSPPRPILVVEDEHDIREAVSDLLQMEGYAVETACNGQEALELLERPADPCLILLDVMMPVMDGHAFMARLRAHERHARIPVVITSASPQVPEGARAHLRKPYELHRLLDVIAEHRTESHT, via the coding sequence ATGACTTCATCTCCCCCCCGCCCCATCCTCGTCGTCGAGGACGAGCACGACATCCGCGAGGCGGTGAGCGACCTGCTGCAGATGGAGGGCTACGCCGTGGAGACGGCGTGCAACGGCCAGGAGGCGCTCGAGCTGCTCGAGCGGCCGGCGGACCCCTGCCTCATCCTGCTGGACGTGATGATGCCGGTGATGGACGGGCACGCCTTCATGGCCCGCCTGCGGGCGCACGAGCGCCACGCGCGCATCCCGGTGGTCATCACCAGCGCGAGCCCCCAGGTGCCCGAGGGCGCGCGCGCGCACCTGCGCAAGCCCTACGAGCTGCACCGGCTGCTGGACGTGATCGCCGAGCACCGCACGGAGTCCCACACCTGA
- a CDS encoding ATP-binding protein, with translation MKDLAHQSSATVLVVDDQEPKRYVIARALRAEGYHVVEAAGGREALRLAQGGEPGLTFDLVVLDVHLPDLDGFEVLAQLKAHPLTRALPVLQVSASAMDPHERVRGLESGASGYLASPHDPELVATVRALLRDQGQRTERARELAAATRGAQVAQAREQRSQQLLHETEAIIESLPDGVFVGTREGLTRVNSVGARLLGFDSPRQALLDLDSLRLRLHPRDWASGQPLAPAEHPFALALEGDTCVRECVLRNVRTGKDLVARVTAAPIREGDEVVGAVATLTDITEAKRAERELRDAAEFRERLLGIVSHDLRNPLQAISMSAQVLLRGVEGPAGALPEPALRAAGRIAASSERMARMISQLLDFTRGRLGGGIPIQREPADLLLLCEQTVRELELGHPGRTLRYEARCDCRGEWDPGRIAQVLGNLVGNALRYSPPEEPVTITLEGTDTDVLLRVHNRGPAIPPALQPELFDAFRRGAGGAGSGTARSEGLGLGLYIVRQVVLAHGGAIDLTSSEPEGTTFLVTLPRHAPPGPSQA, from the coding sequence ATGAAGGACCTCGCCCACCAGAGCTCCGCCACCGTGCTGGTGGTGGATGACCAGGAGCCCAAGCGCTACGTCATCGCACGCGCGCTGCGGGCCGAGGGCTACCACGTGGTGGAGGCGGCGGGCGGCCGGGAGGCGCTGCGGCTCGCCCAGGGCGGCGAGCCGGGGCTCACCTTCGACCTCGTCGTGCTGGACGTGCACCTGCCGGACCTGGACGGCTTCGAGGTGCTCGCGCAGCTCAAGGCGCACCCGCTCACGCGCGCGCTGCCCGTGCTGCAGGTGTCCGCGAGCGCGATGGACCCGCACGAGCGCGTGCGGGGGCTGGAGAGCGGGGCCTCGGGCTACCTCGCGAGCCCGCACGACCCGGAGCTGGTGGCCACGGTGCGCGCGCTGCTGCGCGACCAGGGGCAGCGCACCGAGCGCGCGCGGGAGCTCGCGGCGGCCACGCGCGGGGCCCAGGTGGCGCAGGCGCGCGAGCAGCGCAGCCAGCAGCTCTTGCACGAGACCGAGGCGATCATCGAGAGCCTGCCGGACGGGGTCTTCGTGGGCACGCGCGAGGGGCTCACCCGGGTGAACAGCGTGGGCGCGCGCCTGCTGGGCTTCGACAGCCCGCGCCAGGCGCTGCTGGACCTGGACAGCCTGCGCCTGCGCCTGCACCCGCGCGACTGGGCGAGCGGCCAGCCCCTCGCGCCCGCGGAGCACCCCTTCGCGCTCGCGCTCGAGGGGGACACCTGCGTGCGCGAGTGCGTGCTGCGCAACGTGCGCACGGGCAAGGACCTGGTGGCGCGCGTCACCGCGGCGCCCATCCGCGAGGGCGACGAGGTGGTGGGCGCGGTGGCCACGCTCACGGACATCACCGAGGCGAAGCGCGCCGAGCGCGAGCTGCGCGACGCGGCGGAGTTCCGCGAGCGGCTGCTGGGCATCGTGAGCCACGACCTGCGTAACCCCCTGCAGGCCATCTCCATGAGCGCGCAGGTGCTGCTGCGCGGGGTGGAGGGGCCGGCCGGAGCCCTGCCCGAGCCGGCGCTGCGCGCGGCGGGGCGCATCGCGGCGAGCAGCGAGCGCATGGCGCGCATGATCAGCCAGCTGCTGGACTTCACCCGCGGGCGGCTCGGCGGGGGCATCCCCATCCAGCGCGAGCCCGCCGACCTGCTGCTCCTGTGCGAGCAGACGGTGCGCGAGCTGGAGCTGGGCCACCCCGGGCGCACGCTTCGCTACGAGGCGCGCTGCGACTGCCGCGGCGAGTGGGACCCGGGGCGCATCGCGCAGGTGCTCGGCAACCTGGTGGGCAACGCCCTGCGCTACAGCCCGCCCGAGGAGCCGGTGACCATCACGCTGGAGGGCACGGACACGGACGTGCTGCTCCGCGTGCACAACCGCGGGCCCGCCATCCCGCCCGCCCTGCAGCCCGAGCTCTTCGACGCCTTCCGCCGCGGCGCGGGCGGCGCCGGCAGTGGCACGGCGCGCAGCGAGGGCCTGGGCCTCGGGCTCTACATCGTTCGCCAGGTGGTGCTCGCGCACGGGGGCGCCATCGACCTGACCTCTTCCGAGCCCGAGGGCACCACCTTCCTCGTCACCCTGCCGCGCCACGCGCCGCCGGGCCCCTCCCAGGCCTAG
- a CDS encoding B12-binding domain-containing protein encodes MSPSSEPDSEFASGPAASSAPSPRDAHVAALLERYLAAQLKGQRQEAMRLVLEDGVGAGLSVADLQLRVIGPAQQEIGRLWQENRITVAQEHLATAISQLVLAQLYRHLPRDPPNGKRVTVACVEGELHEVGARMASDFLEMSGFDVEFLGANVPTDSLVRWVEDAKPDLLCLSATMSFHLAALQEAIERVRTIAPHLPIAVGGHAFEWARGLEDKLGVTFYGKDARALVAGACKELGV; translated from the coding sequence ATGTCCCCCTCATCCGAGCCCGACTCCGAGTTCGCCTCCGGCCCTGCTGCGTCCAGCGCCCCGTCTCCGCGTGACGCGCACGTGGCGGCGCTGCTCGAGCGCTACCTCGCGGCCCAGCTCAAGGGCCAGCGCCAGGAGGCGATGCGCCTGGTGCTCGAGGACGGCGTGGGCGCGGGCCTGAGCGTGGCGGACCTGCAGCTGCGGGTCATCGGCCCGGCGCAGCAGGAGATCGGCCGGCTCTGGCAGGAGAACCGCATCACGGTGGCGCAGGAGCACCTGGCCACGGCCATCAGCCAGCTGGTGCTCGCCCAGCTCTACCGCCACCTGCCGCGCGACCCGCCCAACGGCAAGCGCGTGACGGTGGCGTGCGTGGAGGGGGAGCTGCACGAGGTGGGCGCGCGCATGGCGAGCGACTTCCTGGAGATGAGCGGCTTCGACGTGGAGTTCCTCGGCGCCAACGTGCCCACCGACAGCCTGGTGCGGTGGGTGGAGGACGCGAAGCCGGACCTGCTCTGCCTCTCGGCCACCATGAGCTTCCACCTGGCGGCGCTGCAGGAGGCGATCGAGCGCGTGCGCACCATCGCGCCGCACCTGCCCATCGCGGTGGGCGGCCACGCCTTCGAGTGGGCGCGGGGGCTGGAGGACAAGCTCGGCGTCACCTTCTACGGCAAGGACGCGCGCGCGCTGGTGGCCGGCGCCTGCAAGGAGCTGGGCGTATGA
- a CDS encoding ATP-binding protein encodes MRLQDPSPPPMELLTQAVGALSRELALVCAADGTVTWADARAAALLGLTLGEPLEKLAPEDQRPKLRTFLAKAAAGQLGTEAGESAESAETSEPWELNLCVKDRPTCLAFRASRLSRAQHGDGHSVLLVGSLVPSDYGNVLEQVNENLQELANLHRQSERQQRELTRRADELQRLNAELAESNKGVRSLHAALDEKAETLQRTAEVKSRVVANVSHEFRTPLHSILGLAKLLLNPGNGVLSNEQEKQVQFIRNSAESLYELVNDLLDLSKAESGKAVLRPKKFLLSEELLALRGMMRPVLPEGSAVELKVEIPEEPLELETDEAKLSQILRNLVSNAAKFTEKGSITVAAERADRDVVLFHVRDTGIGISPEHHERIFEEFAQVESPLQSKVKGTGLGLALARKLAEVLGGTLTVQSAVGVGSTFTVAIPRVHPEVAEMAGLSERAERLDPTRAPVLVLEDDRQTLFLYEKYLQRSGFQVVPVRTVEDARAAMQRIRPAAVVLDVMLEGETSWGFLAELKQGETTRDIPVLVVTITDREQKARALGADEFWLKPVEGKKLLSKLTALAKVGPVEKVLIIDDDEVHRYLLRQVLRGTPYALMEAATGPEGVRLAREEAPHLIFLDFVLGEHTAFDVLDDLKADPRTRDIPVILHTSHQLAEDEQARLKQETAAILSKHTLSKEVAISRIRDALNKAGLGTQQLHGAQHGSMEVHRG; translated from the coding sequence ATGCGTCTCCAAGATCCCTCTCCTCCTCCCATGGAGCTGCTCACGCAGGCCGTCGGCGCGCTCAGCCGCGAGCTCGCGCTGGTGTGCGCCGCGGACGGCACGGTGACGTGGGCGGACGCGCGCGCCGCCGCCCTGCTCGGGCTCACCCTGGGCGAGCCGCTCGAGAAGCTCGCCCCCGAGGACCAGCGCCCGAAGCTGCGCACCTTCCTCGCCAAGGCGGCCGCGGGCCAGCTGGGCACCGAGGCCGGCGAGTCCGCCGAGTCCGCCGAGACCTCCGAGCCGTGGGAGCTGAACCTGTGCGTGAAGGACCGGCCCACCTGCCTCGCCTTCCGCGCGAGCAGGCTGTCACGCGCCCAGCACGGCGACGGCCACAGCGTGCTGCTGGTGGGCAGCCTCGTGCCCTCGGACTACGGCAACGTGCTCGAGCAGGTGAACGAGAACCTGCAGGAGCTCGCGAACCTGCACCGCCAGAGCGAGCGCCAGCAGCGCGAGCTCACCCGGCGCGCGGACGAGCTGCAGCGGCTCAACGCCGAGCTCGCCGAGAGCAACAAGGGCGTGCGCAGCCTGCACGCCGCGCTGGACGAGAAGGCGGAGACCCTGCAGCGCACCGCGGAGGTGAAGAGCCGCGTGGTGGCCAACGTGAGCCACGAGTTCCGCACCCCGCTGCACTCCATCCTGGGCCTGGCGAAGCTCTTGCTCAACCCGGGCAACGGCGTGCTGAGCAACGAGCAGGAGAAGCAGGTGCAGTTCATCCGCAACAGCGCGGAGAGCCTCTACGAGCTGGTGAACGACCTGCTCGACCTCTCCAAGGCGGAGAGCGGCAAGGCGGTGCTGCGGCCCAAGAAGTTCCTCCTCTCCGAGGAGCTGCTGGCGCTGCGCGGGATGATGCGCCCGGTGCTGCCGGAGGGCAGCGCGGTGGAGCTCAAGGTGGAGATCCCCGAGGAGCCGCTGGAGCTGGAGACGGACGAGGCGAAGCTCTCGCAGATCCTGCGCAACCTGGTCTCCAACGCGGCCAAGTTCACCGAGAAGGGCAGCATCACGGTGGCGGCCGAGCGCGCGGACCGCGACGTGGTGCTCTTCCACGTGCGCGACACGGGCATCGGCATCTCGCCCGAGCACCACGAGCGCATCTTCGAGGAGTTCGCGCAGGTGGAGAGCCCGCTGCAGTCGAAGGTGAAGGGCACGGGGCTGGGGCTCGCGCTCGCGCGCAAGCTCGCGGAGGTCCTGGGCGGCACGCTCACCGTGCAGAGCGCGGTGGGGGTGGGAAGCACCTTCACCGTGGCCATCCCCCGGGTGCACCCGGAGGTGGCGGAGATGGCGGGCCTCAGCGAGCGCGCCGAGCGGCTGGACCCCACGCGCGCCCCCGTGCTGGTGCTCGAGGACGACCGCCAGACGCTGTTCCTCTACGAGAAGTACCTGCAGCGCTCGGGCTTCCAGGTGGTGCCGGTGCGCACCGTGGAGGACGCGCGCGCCGCCATGCAGCGCATCCGCCCGGCCGCCGTGGTGCTGGACGTGATGCTCGAGGGCGAGACGAGCTGGGGCTTCCTCGCGGAGCTGAAGCAGGGCGAGACCACGCGCGACATCCCCGTGCTCGTGGTCACCATCACCGACCGCGAGCAGAAGGCGCGCGCCCTGGGCGCGGACGAGTTCTGGCTCAAGCCGGTGGAGGGCAAGAAGCTGCTCAGCAAGCTCACCGCGCTCGCCAAGGTGGGCCCGGTGGAGAAGGTGCTCATCATCGACGACGACGAGGTGCACCGCTACCTGCTGCGCCAGGTGCTGCGCGGCACCCCGTACGCGCTGATGGAGGCGGCCACGGGCCCCGAGGGCGTGCGGCTCGCGCGCGAGGAGGCCCCCCACCTCATCTTCCTGGACTTCGTGCTCGGCGAGCACACCGCCTTCGACGTGCTGGACGACCTCAAGGCGGACCCGCGCACGCGCGACATCCCGGTCATCCTGCACACCAGCCACCAGCTCGCCGAGGACGAGCAGGCGCGGCTCAAGCAGGAGACGGCCGCCATCCTCTCCAAGCACACCCTGAGCAAGGAGGTGGCCATCAGCCGCATCCGCGACGCCCTCAACAAGGCCGGCCTCGGCACCCAGCAGCTGCACGGCGCGCAGCACGGCTCGATGGAGGTGCACCGTGGTTGA
- a CDS encoding response regulator, which produces MVEQPTVATILNVNDDEANRYMVGRMLQMAGYRVIEAGTGLEALQKAQTKPDVIILDIKLPDLSGYEVCARLRANPDTASIAVLHTSATFVTPDKKAKGLDGGADAYLTQPFEATELVATVRSLIRLRHAEREMRRKAEELAEADKRKDEFLAMLAHELRNPLAAITTAVGILDRRPAPDEKEARMRGIIQRQARHLSRLVDDLLDVSRITQGKVELRRERCDLRALLEHALTTERPLMEARGLTLEVDLPQRPLWMEADCTRLEQVFVNLLDNAAKYTDGGGCVKVSVAVERVAADALAVVRVKDSGIGIPPEALARVFDLFAQVDTTLERSRGGLGIGLTLVRSLVQMHGGRVSALSEGLGYGSEFVVRLPLLPAVEAALPMAASAGTRTEPRRILVVEDNPDARASLRELLELWGHSVETAPDGLQGLSAAVSSRPDVALVDIGLPGLDGYRLASELRARAGQDIRLVAITGYGGPEGHNRALAAGFDVHLVKPVQPDELARTLAALPVAPAKDSSAA; this is translated from the coding sequence GTGGTTGAGCAGCCCACCGTCGCCACCATCCTCAACGTCAACGACGACGAGGCCAACCGCTACATGGTGGGCCGCATGCTGCAGATGGCCGGCTACCGGGTCATCGAGGCGGGCACCGGCCTGGAGGCGCTGCAGAAGGCGCAGACCAAGCCGGACGTCATCATCCTGGACATCAAGCTGCCGGACCTGAGCGGCTACGAGGTGTGCGCGCGCCTGCGGGCCAACCCGGACACCGCGAGCATCGCGGTGCTGCACACCAGCGCCACCTTCGTCACCCCGGACAAGAAGGCCAAGGGCCTGGACGGCGGCGCGGACGCGTACCTCACCCAGCCCTTCGAGGCGACGGAGCTGGTGGCCACGGTGCGCTCGCTCATCCGCCTGCGCCACGCCGAGCGCGAGATGCGCCGCAAGGCGGAGGAGCTCGCGGAGGCGGACAAGCGCAAGGACGAGTTCCTCGCGATGCTCGCGCACGAGCTGCGCAACCCGCTCGCCGCCATCACCACCGCGGTGGGCATCCTGGACCGCCGCCCCGCGCCGGACGAGAAGGAGGCGCGCATGCGCGGCATCATCCAGCGCCAGGCGCGCCACCTGAGCCGGCTCGTGGACGACCTGCTGGACGTCAGCCGCATCACCCAGGGCAAGGTGGAGCTGCGCCGCGAGCGCTGCGACCTGCGCGCGCTGCTCGAGCACGCGCTCACCACCGAGCGTCCCCTGATGGAGGCGCGCGGCCTCACGCTCGAGGTGGACCTGCCGCAGCGCCCGCTGTGGATGGAGGCGGACTGCACGCGGCTCGAGCAGGTGTTCGTGAACCTGCTGGACAACGCGGCCAAGTACACGGACGGCGGCGGCTGCGTGAAGGTGAGCGTGGCGGTGGAGCGGGTCGCCGCGGACGCGCTCGCCGTGGTGCGGGTGAAGGACAGCGGCATCGGCATCCCGCCCGAGGCGCTCGCCCGCGTGTTCGACCTCTTCGCCCAGGTGGACACCACCCTGGAGCGCAGCCGCGGCGGCCTGGGCATCGGCCTCACCCTGGTGCGCAGCCTCGTGCAGATGCACGGGGGCCGGGTGAGCGCGCTGAGCGAGGGGCTGGGCTACGGCAGCGAGTTCGTGGTGCGCCTGCCGCTGCTGCCCGCGGTGGAGGCGGCGCTGCCCATGGCCGCGAGCGCGGGCACGCGCACCGAGCCGCGGCGCATCCTCGTGGTGGAGGACAACCCGGATGCGCGCGCGAGCCTGCGCGAGCTGCTCGAGCTGTGGGGCCACAGCGTGGAGACCGCGCCGGACGGGCTGCAGGGGCTCTCCGCCGCCGTCAGCTCGCGCCCGGACGTGGCGCTGGTGGACATCGGGCTGCCGGGGCTGGACGGCTACCGGCTCGCGAGCGAGCTGCGCGCGCGCGCCGGCCAGGACATCCGCCTGGTGGCCATCACCGGCTACGGCGGGCCCGAGGGCCACAACCGCGCGCTCGCCGCCGGCTTCGACGTGCACCTGGTGAAGCCGGTGCAGCCGGACGAGCTCGCGCGCACGCTCGCGGCGCTGCCGGTCGCCCCCGCGAAGGACTCCTCCGCGGCGTGA